In a genomic window of Quercus lobata isolate SW786 chromosome 4, ValleyOak3.0 Primary Assembly, whole genome shotgun sequence:
- the LOC115984740 gene encoding uncharacterized protein LOC115984740 gives MGKKRIRIFNAEIEPQPQDPSHGSLGPNQSQDTLPLDQSLGPSANRSSALLVPQPQANDNSDEESTNIDVQITDRAGVRSTRGITRMSEIWNLTDGKKVELSFNGCFQPVEREGIIFNRFVGTVARKPNLCPISYLNWRKVPNDYKEKSWTIIESKFHISKNEEERKIIKRQTLKGLGEKWRNWKCALKAKHYDESKTAAGIVAEAPSTVNRQDFATLVNFWFSRDGQERSKAGKKASKKKKDVHTAGSKSYAQHAFDMFKKDGVAPNRGKLYVKLHKKKDGMPVNEDASEKIDKLKELMSQEASDLPEGANGSIAWSSTDAFSKVMGKEKHGRVRGLGFGPTPSNQSGSKNSCYGGMRITSEEERLKDDKIRRLTDKVSTLEDKLAMVMQHIQLPANADLQVINM, from the exons ATGGGAAAGAAACGGATTCGTATATTTAATGCTGAAATTGAGCCACAGCCACAAGACCCATCACATGGGTCATTAGGGCCTAATCAGTCACAAGACACACTACCTCTTGATCAATCACTTGGCCCATCAGCTAATCGTTCAAGTGCCCTATTAGTGCCTCAACCTCAAGCAAATGATAATTCAGATGAGGAATCTACAAATATAGATGTTCAAATTACAG ATCGTGCAGGTGTACGTAGCACACGTGGGATAACACGTATGTCTGAGATATGGAATTTAACTGATGGGAAAAAGGTTGAGTTGTCTTTTAATGGTTGTTTTCAGCCAGTTGAACGTGAAGGTATTATTTTTAATCGATTTGTGGGCACTGTTGCAAGAAAGCCAAATTTATGTCCAATTAGTTATCTTAATTGGCGTAAAGTACCTAATGACTACAAAGAAAAAAGTTGGACTATTATTGAG TCAAAATTTCACATTTCCAAaaatgaggaagaaagaaagatcaTCAAACGTCAGACTTTAAAGGGTTTGGGTGAAAAGTGGAGGAATTGGAAGTGCGCCTTGAAAGCAAAGCATTATGATGAGTCAAAAACTGCGGCAGGGATAGTAGCTGAGGCCCCAAGTACAGTGAATCGCCAAGATTTTGCTACACTTGTAAACTTTTGGTTTAGTAGAGATGGACAG GAACGTAGTAAGGCTGGTAAGAAAGccagtaaaaagaaaaaagatgtacACACTGCGGGATCAAAATCTTATGCACAACATGCCTTTGATATG TTCAAAAAAGATGGGGTTGCACCAAATCGAGGGAAGCTATATGTAAAGCTTCACAAAAAAAAGGATGGGATGCCAGTTAATGAGGATGCAAGTGAGAAAATT GACAAACTGAAAGAGTTAATGAGTCAAGAAGCTAGTGACTTGCCTGAAGGTGCAAATGGAAGTATAGCATGGTCTTCCACAGATGCGTTTTCTAAGGTAATGGGTAAAGAGAAACATGGTCGTGTGCGGGGTTTAGGATTCGGGCCAACTCCTTCTAACCAAAGTGGCTCAAAAAATAGCTGTTATGGAGGGATGAGGATAACTAGTGAAGAAGAGAGGTTGAAAGATGATAAGATACGTCGCTTGACAGATAAAGTATCAACCTTAGAAGATAAGTTGGCAATGGTTATGCAGCATATTCAACTCCCTGCTAATGCTGATTTACAGGTTATAAATATGTGA